From bacterium BMS3Abin08, the proteins below share one genomic window:
- the mucD_1 gene encoding putative periplasmic serine endoprotease DegP-like precursor, protein MKKRAFIISFALLFTGLVMGLILSSNLGIQQLGFSQETGIPPSATNFLGKLSTSLSEVAGAVKPSIVNISTTMTVTSKGTPFGGFSNDPFFRKFFGPNLQPFSHERKFKESALGSGVIITKDGYILTNNHVVKNADTIKVILNDKREYKGKVIGSDPKTDLAVVKIDAKGLPAIKIGDSDKLTAGDMVLAIGNPFGLSQTVTMGIVSAVGRSNVGIADYEDFIQTDAAINPGNSGGALVNSKGELVGINTAIFSTSGGYMGVGFAIPSNMAKRVMESITKYGKVIRGWLGVTIQNLTPDIAKHLGIKQKRGALVTDVIKDSPAGKAGFKRGDLIVRFDGKPVTDTTELRNRVAQTRPGKIVEVKVIRDGKERVLTVTISELAEKLTATAKKEYKNVLKGVYVQDLTPAIRNSLNIPQALTGVIVTNIDGNSPAFGILHQRDVILQINKKAIKSSQDYEKTVSGIGPDDSVLLLIYRAGGYIYITINP, encoded by the coding sequence ATGAAGAAAAGGGCTTTTATAATTTCGTTTGCCCTGTTATTCACAGGTCTGGTTATGGGACTCATTTTATCATCGAACCTTGGTATCCAGCAACTGGGCTTTTCACAGGAAACCGGCATACCCCCTTCTGCAACAAACTTTCTTGGTAAGCTAAGCACGTCTCTCTCCGAGGTTGCAGGAGCAGTAAAACCATCGATTGTTAACATATCCACCACAATGACTGTAACCAGCAAAGGCACGCCCTTTGGTGGCTTCTCCAACGACCCCTTCTTCAGGAAGTTCTTCGGCCCTAACTTGCAGCCCTTTAGCCACGAAAGGAAATTCAAGGAATCCGCCCTTGGCTCCGGCGTAATCATAACAAAGGATGGTTATATCCTGACGAATAACCATGTAGTAAAAAATGCGGACACGATTAAGGTAATCCTCAATGACAAGAGGGAATACAAGGGTAAGGTCATCGGGTCTGATCCAAAGACAGACCTTGCAGTAGTCAAGATCGATGCAAAGGGCCTTCCAGCCATCAAGATAGGAGATTCCGATAAATTGACGGCAGGTGACATGGTCCTGGCCATCGGGAATCCCTTTGGTCTCAGTCAGACCGTCACAATGGGTATAGTAAGCGCTGTTGGGAGGTCTAATGTCGGTATAGCGGATTATGAGGATTTTATACAGACCGATGCTGCCATAAACCCCGGCAACTCCGGTGGCGCTCTGGTGAATAGCAAGGGGGAACTTGTCGGGATAAATACCGCCATATTCTCCACCAGTGGCGGTTATATGGGGGTAGGCTTTGCCATTCCGTCAAACATGGCTAAGAGGGTCATGGAGAGTATAACCAAATACGGGAAGGTCATCCGTGGATGGCTCGGCGTAACCATCCAGAACCTGACACCTGATATCGCAAAACACCTCGGCATTAAGCAAAAGAGAGGTGCCCTCGTTACCGATGTCATTAAGGACAGTCCTGCCGGCAAGGCGGGGTTTAAACGTGGCGACCTTATAGTGAGGTTTGACGGCAAGCCCGTTACCGACACCACGGAACTCAGAAACAGGGTAGCACAGACACGTCCCGGCAAGATAGTAGAGGTAAAGGTGATCAGGGACGGCAAGGAAAGGGTTTTGACGGTAACCATTAGTGAATTAGCCGAGAAGTTGACCGCTACAGCTAAAAAGGAATACAAGAATGTATTAAAGGGTGTTTATGTTCAGGACCTTACTCCGGCAATCAGGAATAGCCTGAATATCCCTCAAGCGCTAACAGGTGTCATTGTCACGAATATTGACGGCAACAGCCCTGCATTCGGGATACTGCACCAGCGTGACGTGATCCTTCAGATTAATAAAAAGGCTATCAAAAGCTCACAGGATTATGAAAAGACGGTCTCCGGAATAGGCCCGGATGACAGCGTGCTGCTCCTGATATACAGGGCAGGAGGGTATATCTATATTACG
- the crp_1 gene encoding cAMP receptor protein, whose translation MIPDSPFYTHALKVLKQSALFGNLGEPVIQDMLLSFRMETWKRGVIVMDQDKTDQSFYVLISGRVKITRINPDTGRDFTLVLLGPGDGFDVVSLLDGKRHNISVVTLDDIEVVSSPIGTIHDWIEKHTEFNKAFLPYLGKQLRQISDLASDLALHDTETRLAKLFLQHTTQSNPHPRLKLIHDLSHEELASMIGSVRVVVNRHLQELKREGIITVRRGHLEVRELHALMEKIEEHLRLRGKGIENAPIHHSEGYKDRRGNPQKTDT comes from the coding sequence ATGATACCTGATTCGCCATTCTATACTCATGCCCTGAAAGTACTGAAACAATCGGCATTGTTTGGGAATCTCGGTGAACCGGTTATTCAAGACATGCTGCTGTCGTTCCGGATGGAGACCTGGAAGAGGGGGGTCATCGTAATGGATCAGGATAAAACCGACCAGAGCTTCTATGTGTTGATATCAGGACGCGTGAAGATTACACGAATCAACCCTGATACGGGCAGGGATTTCACCCTTGTTCTTTTGGGGCCCGGAGACGGTTTTGATGTGGTCTCTCTTCTTGACGGCAAGAGACACAATATATCCGTAGTGACCCTGGATGACATTGAGGTCGTGTCATCTCCCATTGGTACCATACATGACTGGATAGAAAAACACACTGAATTCAACAAGGCATTCCTGCCTTACCTTGGGAAACAGTTGCGTCAGATATCCGACCTTGCATCTGATCTGGCGCTCCATGATACAGAGACACGTTTAGCTAAACTCTTCCTCCAGCATACAACTCAGAGCAATCCTCATCCACGGTTGAAGCTCATCCACGATCTCTCCCATGAAGAGCTGGCCAGCATGATCGGCTCTGTCCGGGTGGTTGTGAACAGGCACCTGCAGGAGCTTAAAAGGGAGGGCATCATCACCGTCCGCAGGGGCCATTTGGAAGTTAGGGAATTACATGCCCTGATGGAAAAAATCGAGGAACACCTGAGATTGAGGGGAAAAGGAATAGAAAATGCGCCTATTCACCACAGCGAGGGATACAAAGACCGCAGAGGAAACCCACAAAAAACAGATACGTAA